The Bombus vancouverensis nearcticus chromosome 17, iyBomVanc1_principal, whole genome shotgun sequence genome has a window encoding:
- the LOC117162876 gene encoding uncharacterized protein LOC117162876, producing the protein MPNKKKTQNKPKTFCDRCHRVGHLARDCFTLMCDYCKRTGHDMADCRSFERDKKYIIDSARQYYRKYFANAAQSQGQPGTSSEISTEMSTLSTVGAYREYLTSPYKDVIEISTPELKGEKAKMMVSKNFPISMIKISTLKDDVTAAKEVLTLEDVFGAQIQTICLICLSIHVNNKTVLHPCRVISDDFYVETDGIFGCDFIARAKIKDGKHVELAGVRIRFIPNERVRGVVRINELVDLSNEDSDSETLTESGSELNS; encoded by the coding sequence ATGcctaataaaaagaaaacgcaAAATAAACCGAAAACTTTTTGCGACAGATGCCACCGGGTAGGACATCTCGCACGAGATTGTTTCACGCTTATGTGCGACTACTGTAAAAGAACAGGACATGATATGGCGGATTGTAGATCCTTTGAGAGagataaaaaatacataatagaTTCAGCTAGGCAGTATTACAGAAAATATTTTGCAAATGCTGCACAATCCCAGGGTCAACCTGGTACCAGCAGCGAAATCAGTACAGAAATGTCAACCCTATCAACTGTAGGAGCTTACCGTGAATATTTAACATCTCCTTATAAAGATGTTATCGAGATCTCAACCCCAGAATTGAAAGGTGAAAAAGCAAAGATGATGGTTTCTAAAAACTTTCCAATTTCAATGATAAAAATAAGTACGTTAAAGGACGATGTGACTGCTGCTAAAGAAGTCCTCACTTTAGAGGATGTATTCGGTGCTCAGATTCAAACCATCTGTTTAATATGCTTAAGTATACACGTAAATAACAAGACTGTACTACATCCTTGTCGAGTAATTTCTGATGACTTTTACGTAGAGACAGATGGCATATTCGGCTGCGATTTTATCGCCAGAGCAAAAATCAAGGATGGGAAACATGTAGAATTAGCTGGAGTACGAATACGATTCATCCCTAACGAACGTGTACGCGGAGTAGTAAGAATTAATGAACTAGTGGATCTTTCAAACGAGGACTCAGATTCAGAGACACTAACAGAATCAGGTAGCGAATTAAATTCTTAA